GACCACATGTTCGGCTGGCCATTCAGCCAGCTGAGTGCCCAGATCGGGGCCAATTTCCAGCTCAAGCGGACGAGACCCCGGCAATTCAACCGGGCGGCCAATCCAAAGGCCAGAACCTGTTGCCCTAAACAGAGCTTCCTCACCAAGACGGCCATCGCATAAAATGCCGTAACCACTGCCGCCAGCACGAACCTGCTGAGCAGCTTTGAGGCAGAGCTCTTTAAACTCAGGGATCTTATCGGCAGAGGCGCCAACCTTGGCAGCCATGTCTTCCAGCTGTAAGCGATGATCGAAGGCAAACACCTTCATGCTGGACCAATCGCCCTTGCGGTTTGTGGACCAGTGGATCTGCTCAAGCATCTTGTCTTTGCGCAGGGCCCGCTCAGACGCACCGTTCTTAAGGAACCACTGCAACTCTTCCCAGCTTGGGTAAGCAGGCGCGCAGCCATGACGAGATACCGCAAAAGCACCACAGGCATTGGCGTAGGTGAGGGTGGTTTCCCAGACCTCATCTTTCAACCAGCCACGCAGCAACCCAGACATAAAGCCATCGCCCGCGCCAAGCACGTTGAACACTTCAATTGGGAAGCCCGGACCAGAACGGCCATCATCAAGGTTTTTGCCAATCGCATCTTCAAACACAACAGCGCCCATCGGGCCGCGTTTGCACACGAGTGCAGCCTTGCTCACGCCGCGCACAGCATTGAGGGCTTCAAGTGTGTTCGTTGACCCGCCAGCGATGTGGAACTCTTCTTCCGTCCCTACAATCAAGTCGAACAGGTGTAAGTGGCTTAAAAGCTTTGCAGTCACGTCAGCAGAGGCGATAAACCGCTCTTCGCCGTCACCATGACCAGCTAAACCCCAAAGGTTTGGACGGTAATCAATGTCCAATGCAGTGCGAGCACCATTCTCCTTGGCAAGACGCAGCGCTTTTAAAACAGCAGCTTCAGTCTTGGGGTTGGAAAGGTGTGTGCCTGTTACTGTGATACAGCCCGCTTGCGCAATAAACTCAGGATCAATGTCGTCTTCGCACAATGCCATGTCAGCACAGTTTTCGCGGTAAAAGATCAGCGGAAACTGCTCTTTGTCGCGAATGCCAAGAATAACAAGAGCAGTCAAACGCTCTTTGTCAGTGACAAGACCGTCGACGCAAACGCCTTCCTTAACAAGCTGCTCCCGGATGAAGCGTCCCATATGCTCATCGCCCACGCGGGAAATAAGAGCAGACTTCAATCCGAGGCGGGCTGTGCCCACCGACATGTTCGTAGGTGAGCCGCCGACATACTTTTTAAAAGAAGACATGTCTTCAAGCCGGCTGCCTACCTGTGTCCCGTACAGGTCAACCGAAGACCGGCCGATTGTGATGACATCTAGCGATTTCAAGGGTATCTCCCAAACAACTATTAGCTATAATTGAAAGATTACATATTCCAAAAGTATTCACAAGTGGAATATCTGTTCAAAAATGGAATGCGTGGCATTCCAAAAATCATGATGCATTCATTCCGTTATGGCGTGAGCGCGTTCCATTTGATTCCCAAGCGGTATTCTAAGAGAGGGACGTCCACTTTCTCGCATCTCCAACGGCCACAGCAATGGAGGATGCCAGACACATGGTTGTGGAGAGCGAGCGAAACGCCCCGTGTTCCGCCTCATTCACTTCCAATACAGTGGAAGAAACACGGGCAACAGGAGACAAAACACTGTCTGTCAGAGAGATGACAGAGACGCCTCTACCG
The window above is part of the Pseudovibrio sp. Tun.PSC04-5.I4 genome. Proteins encoded here:
- the iolC gene encoding 5-dehydro-2-deoxygluconokinase, translating into MKSLDVITIGRSSVDLYGTQVGSRLEDMSSFKKYVGGSPTNMSVGTARLGLKSALISRVGDEHMGRFIREQLVKEGVCVDGLVTDKERLTALVILGIRDKEQFPLIFYRENCADMALCEDDIDPEFIAQAGCITVTGTHLSNPKTEAAVLKALRLAKENGARTALDIDYRPNLWGLAGHGDGEERFIASADVTAKLLSHLHLFDLIVGTEEEFHIAGGSTNTLEALNAVRGVSKAALVCKRGPMGAVVFEDAIGKNLDDGRSGPGFPIEVFNVLGAGDGFMSGLLRGWLKDEVWETTLTYANACGAFAVSRHGCAPAYPSWEELQWFLKNGASERALRKDKMLEQIHWSTNRKGDWSSMKVFAFDHRLQLEDMAAKVGASADKIPEFKELCLKAAQQVRAGGSGYGILCDGRLGEEALFRATGSGLWIGRPVELPGSRPLELEIGPDLGTQLAEWPAEHVVKVLCFYHPDDSDAMKANHEETIVRLAHACRENSLEFLLEVIPSKVGPVDEETTATIIQRFYDLGVYPDWWKLEPLKTDAGWEKTCAAVKKNDPWCRGIVVLGLDAPAEELAASFEVAARYDLVKGFAVGRTIFAEAAEKWLGGQITDAQAVANMAAKFEGLGTVWEQARANKKEVA